A genome region from Nicotiana tabacum cultivar K326 chromosome 13, ASM71507v2, whole genome shotgun sequence includes the following:
- the LOC142168231 gene encoding uncharacterized protein LOC142168231, with amino-acid sequence MNTTADAKTSAEAWTKFQMAFANKSATRILSLHDKLSKARRDSRLVAEYLQFIKSIAEELSLCGSPVSDVDLIVHILSGVGPKFRDIAAVVRARDTVISFDELQDKLLAHELYLKQIDPTFDTAPITTNHVRKGTNTKSSFQQWQGNSGKTNQSFQSDHESIGFPVNS; translated from the coding sequence ATGCCAAAACCTCAGCGGAGGCATGGACCAAGTTTCAAATGGCATTTGCAAATAAATCAGCCACTCGAATCCTATCCTTGCATGATAAGTTGTCTAAAGCAAGGAGAGATTCACGCCTAGTTGCTGAATATCTTCAATTTATCAAGTCAATTGCTGAGGAACTCTCTCTATGTGGAAGTCCTGTTAGCGATGTGGATCTTATAGTCCACATTCTTAGTGGTGTTGGCCCTAAATTTCGAGATATTGCTGCAGTTGTTCGTGCTAGAGATACTGTCATATCATTCGATGAACTCCAAGACAAGTTACTAGCTCATGAATTGTATTTGAAACAAATAGATCCCACATTTGACACCGCTCCCATCACAACAAATCATGTTCGCAAGGGCACAAACACTAAATCTTCTTTTCAGCAATGGCAAGGCAATTCTGGAAAGACAAATCAATCTTTTCAATCTGACCATGAAAGTATTGGTTTTCCAGTGAATTCCTAA